In Nicotiana tabacum cultivar K326 chromosome 11, ASM71507v2, whole genome shotgun sequence, a single window of DNA contains:
- the LOC107832369 gene encoding putative polygalacturonase translates to MSTCRESMEGQNQILINRIKGNLRRPSWVSVLLLFTVIALISLLQINREYSISLLIPLDFGLISGSRPGPQISSSCSDFFKQVPARKVVKSIRVFGGIGDGKTSNTEAFRRAMEFMARFPDSGGSQLVVPKGRWLTGSFNLTSNFTLFLEQGAVILGSQDPKEWPLINALPSYGRGRERLGARHISLIHGNGLTNVVITGENGTVDGQGKMWWELWWNRTLVHTRGHLVELINSQNILIHNLTFLNSPFWTIHPVYCRNIVIRNMTILAPWNAPNTDGIDPDSSVNVCIEDCYIESGDDLVAVKSGWDQYGMKMARPSSNIIVRRVTGTTPTCSGVGIGSEMSGGVSNVIIEDLYVTDSAAGVRIKTDRGRGGYITNITINNMRMERVKVPIRFSRGANDHPDERWDPKAVPKVRGIRISNVVSLESKRPPLLEGIEEAPFLDIHMENVSIFGLAPTMRWNCEFISGSSCSIFPAPCSQLKNESTFQCSIH, encoded by the exons ATGTCTACATGCAGAGAAAGTATGGAAGGACAAAACCAGATATTGATCAACAGAATCAAGGGAAACTTACGAAGGCCTTCATGGGTATCTGTGCTGCTTCTATTCACAGTTATCGCTCTAATTAGCCTCCTACAGATCAACAGGGAATATTCAATCAGCTTGTTGATCCCCTTGGATTTTGGATTAATCTCGGGCTCTCGGCCCGGCCCTCAGATAAGCAGCAGCTGCTCTGACTTCTTCAAGCAGGTGCCAGCAAGGAAAGTAGTGAAGTCGATCAGGGTTTTCGGCGGGATAGGGGATGGAAAAACCTCAAACACGGAGGCGTTTCGACGGGCCATGGAATTTATGGCGCGTTTCCCGGACAGTGGTGGGTCCCAGCTGGTTGTTCCAAAAGGCAGGTGGCTTACGGGAAGTTTCAATCTCACTAGCAATTTCACCCTCTTCCTCGAGCAAGGCGCTGTCATCTTGGGCTCTCAG GATCCAAAGGAATGGCCATTAATCAATGCTCTGCCTTCATATGGAAGAGGGAGAGAAAGACTGGGAGCGAGACATATTAGCCTCATTCATGGAAATGGTCTCACCAATGTTGTAATTACAG GGGAAAATGGGACTGTAGATGGCCAGGGAAAGATGTGGTGGGAGCTTTGGTGGAATAGAACACTGGTCCACACCAGAGGCCATCTCGTCGAGCTGATTAACTCCCAGAACATCCTGATCCATAATCTTACATTCCTCAACTCCCCGTTTTGGACAATTCATCCTGTCTATTGCAG GAATATTGTAATCAGAAATATGACTATTTTGGCTCCTTGGAATGCCCCTAACACAGATGGCATAGACCCAG ACTCCAGCGTGAATGTGTGCATCGAAGATTGTTACATCGAAAGTGGTGATGACCTTGTAGCAGTGAAAAGTGGTTGGGACCAGTACGGCATGAAAATGGCCCGTCCAAGCTCAAACATCATTGTAAGGAGAGTGACAGGCACAACTCCAACATGTTCAGGAGTTGGTATTGGCAGTGAGATGTCTGGAGGCGTTTCTAATGTCATCATAGAAGACTTATACGTTACAGATTCGGCAGCTGGCGTGCGAATTAAAACTGATAGAGGAAGAGGCGGATACATTACCAACATTACGATAAACAACATGAGAATGGAACGAGTGAAAGTGCCGATTAGGTTTAGCAGGGGAGCGAATGACCACCCCGATGAGAGATGGGATCCGAAAGCAGTACCTAAAGTAAGAGGCATTCGTATCAGTAACGTGGTCAGTCTGGAATCAAAGAGACCGCCCTTGCTAGAGGGCATTGAGGAAGCACCATTTTTGGACATACACATGGAAAACGTCAGTATATTCGGGCTAGCCCCAACTATGAGGTGGAACTGTGAATTTATCTCTGGCTCTAGCTGCAGTATTTTCCCTGCACCCTGTTCGCAGTTGAAGAATGAATCCACATTTCAGTGTTCAATTCATTAG
- the LOC107832398 gene encoding uncharacterized protein LOC107832398 isoform X4, whose protein sequence is MIIPTQQQIIPIAEIQSQTSTGIFYVEAEISISSELQKFCVLECSGCKQKLRTKERRDFDCTKCKRRATLVPRCMCQIDLIDGSGSTTAMIFGDVTEKMLSMTAEDIFDTTCVKRQLLSINHVLDIFSDRIFRIQLRKSSWKSSDFLRTSLSVLSYVEKEHIFAPKISERSQKKGKASKYR, encoded by the exons ATGATAATTCCTacccaacaacaaattattcCAATTGCAGAAATTCAGTCACAAACTTCT ACTGGGATTTTTTATGTTGAGGCCGAAATATCAATATCAAGTGAGTTGCAAAAGTTCTGTGTGCTTGAATGCTCGGGTTGCAAACAGAAGTTGCGAACTAAGGAAAGAAGAGATTTTGACTGCACCAAGTGTAAACGACGGGCAACTTTAGTTCCTCG GTGTATGTGCCAGATTGATCTTATTGATGGTAGCGGTTCAACAACTGCAATGATTTTCGGTGATGTCACTGAAAAGATGCTCTCAATGACAGCAGAAGACATATTTGACACAACTTGTGTCAAG AGACAACTCTTGTCCATTAACCATGTCCTGGACATATTTTCAGACAGAATCTTTCGAATCCAATTAAGAAAATCATCTTGGAAAAGTTCTGACTTTCTGCGTACAAGTCTATCAGTTCTGTCCTACGTAGAAAAGGAACATATCTTTGCACCAAAAATTAGCGAGAGAAGCCAAAAAAAAGGTAAAGCCTCTAAGTACAGATGA
- the LOC107832398 gene encoding uncharacterized protein LOC107832398 isoform X3, which yields MKSCCYDKLTLYRNNKLEESCGEMTFNIMQTSLSSSTHISSPLQELKFHLHSRGPNRCREIIVTDNQKKRLLLTLWEDFSEVEGTKIQQKIESKVNYDERYPVILGRSIGISPYNGLSLQTRFNSTIQIDPAYPQALELIKWAKANKDMLTGCAKVIHLSHDNSYPTTNYSNCRNSVTNFYWDFLC from the exons atgaagag CTGCTGCTACGACAAGTTGACGCTTTACAGGAACAACAAATTAGAGGAGTCGTGTGGGGAGATGACATTCAATATTATGCAGACAAGCTTAAGCTCTTCCACACATATCTCATCTCCACTGCAAGAGTTAAAGTTTCATCTACACA GTCGAGGTCCAAATAGGTGTCGCGAGATTATTGTCACCGACAATCA GAAAAAACGACTTCTTCTAACCTTATGGGAGGACTTCTCAGAAGTTGAAGGAACCAAAATCCAACAGAAAATCGAGTCGAAAGTGAACTACGATGAAAGATATCCAGTAATCCTTGGGAGAAGTATCGGAATATCTCCCTATAACG GTTTATCATTGCAAACCAGATTCAACTCAACAATACAAATTGATCCTGCTTATCCACAAGCATTGGAGTTGATCAAGTG GGCAAAAGCAAACAAAGACATGCTCACAGGTTGTGCCAAGGTCATCCACCTCTCTCATGATAATTCCTacccaacaacaaattattcCAATTGCAGAAATTCAGTCACAAACTTCT ACTGGGATTTTTTATGTTGA
- the LOC107832398 gene encoding replication protein A 70 kDa DNA-binding subunit D-like isoform X1 — protein MKSCCYDKLTLYRNNKLEESCGEMTFNIMQTSLSSSTHISSPLQELKFHLHNILAVVVHCGLPKYAGRGPNRCREIIVTDNQKKRLLLTLWEDFSEVEGTKIQQKIESKVNYDERYPVILGRSIGISPYNGLSLQTRFNSTIQIDPAYPQALELIKWAKANKDMLTGCAKVIHLSHDNSYPTTNYSNCRNSVTNFYWDFLC, from the exons atgaagag CTGCTGCTACGACAAGTTGACGCTTTACAGGAACAACAAATTAGAGGAGTCGTGTGGGGAGATGACATTCAATATTATGCAGACAAGCTTAAGCTCTTCCACACATATCTCATCTCCACTGCAAGAGTTAAAGTTTCATCTACACA ATATACTAGCAGTCGTTGTCCATTGTGGCCTTCCAAAATATGCAGGTCGAGGTCCAAATAGGTGTCGCGAGATTATTGTCACCGACAATCA GAAAAAACGACTTCTTCTAACCTTATGGGAGGACTTCTCAGAAGTTGAAGGAACCAAAATCCAACAGAAAATCGAGTCGAAAGTGAACTACGATGAAAGATATCCAGTAATCCTTGGGAGAAGTATCGGAATATCTCCCTATAACG GTTTATCATTGCAAACCAGATTCAACTCAACAATACAAATTGATCCTGCTTATCCACAAGCATTGGAGTTGATCAAGTG GGCAAAAGCAAACAAAGACATGCTCACAGGTTGTGCCAAGGTCATCCACCTCTCTCATGATAATTCCTacccaacaacaaattattcCAATTGCAGAAATTCAGTCACAAACTTCT ACTGGGATTTTTTATGTTGA
- the LOC107832357 gene encoding zeatin O-glucosyltransferase-like: MATTNNNVVVVMIPLPAQGHLQPLLELARRILSSSNFTIPVHYVGSATHLRQAQSRAHGWDPLTTPNLHFSEFQMPTLDNIPPDTNDFYPSNLIPSFYAAMEFRQPVADLVKNLSATDKVKRVVVIHDILMSWVVQDVVAIPNTEMYFFHAVSALDVCSRILEAKLNVDPVTPPADVAEILQELASMEPGSDSPPPLMVKYVEKQMSCAVNYSGLNIFSTCKPIDGIYLDLMQQAFKSYDEHWKTWGLGLFMNPLEMEKNIRKDTTSTLPRHHLLQWLDKQEPNSVMLVSFGSAASFTDEQIRELALGLEQSQQKFIWILKEADRANVFADENINRTTFALPEGYEERVEGRGMVERGWAPQLEVLGHASTGGYLCHCGWNSVMESISMGVPIAAWPLHTDHPRTALLLTKGLKIGIYVRDCARRNELVKAETIHNAVKTLMDSPEGENLRQKAAELKDAVKASFMDGGATKKDIESFMSYITR; this comes from the coding sequence ATGGCTACCACAAACAATAACGTTGTGGTTGTGATGATTCCATTACCAGCACAAGGTCATCTGCAGCCATTGCTTGAGCTGGCTCGCCGCATTTTATCTTCTTCTAATTTTACCATACCCGTTCACTACGTTGGCTCCGCCACACACTTACGCCAAGCGCAGAGTCGCGCCCATGGTTGGGACCCTCTCACTACTCCCAATCTCCATTTCTCTGAGTTCCAAATGCCTACTCTCGACAACATTCCTCCTGATACCAACGACTTTTACCCTTCAAATTTAATACCCTCTTTCTACGCTGCTATGGAGTTTCGACAACCAGTGGCAGATCTTGTTAAGAATTTGTCTGCAACAGATAAAGTCAAGAGAGTTGTTGTCATTCATGACATTCTCATGTCTTGGGTAGTTCAAGATGTTGTTGCCATACCAAATACCGAAATGTACTTTTTTCATGCTGTTTCTGCTCTGGACGTATGTTCTAGAATCTTGGAAGCAAAACTAAATGTTGATCCAGTCACGCCGCCAGCTGATGTTGCAGAAATATTGCAAGAACTTGCATCCATGGAACCTGGATCAGATTCACCACCACCATTAATGGTGAAATACGTGGAGAAACAAATGAGTTGCGCAGTTAATTATAGTGGCCTAAATATTTTCAGTACTTGTAAACCCATTGATGGTATATATCTTGATTTGATGCAACAAGCTTTCAAATCGTATGATGAGCATTGGAAAACATGGGGTCTTGGTCTTTTTATGAACCCTTTGGAAATGGAGAAGAATATCAGAAAAGACACGACTAGTACCCTGCCACGTCATCACCTATTGCAGTGGCTGGACAAACAAGAACCAAACTCAGTGATGCTTGTTTCATTTGGATCTGCAGCTTCATTTACTGATGAACAAATAAGAGAACTGGCACTTGGTCTTGaacaaagtcaacaaaagttcATTTGGATACTGAAAGAAGCAGACAGAGCAAATGTCTTTGCTGATGAGAATATCAATCGGACGACCTTTGCTTTACCAGAAGGGTATGAGGAAAGAGTTGAAGGAAGAGGAATGGTAGAGCGGGGATGGGCCCCACAACTAGAGGTGTTAGGACACGCGTCAACTGGAGGTTACTTGTGCCATTGTGGATGGAACTCTGTAATGGAGAGCATTTCAATGGGAGTTCCAATTGCTGCATGGCCATTGCATACAGACCACCCGAGGACCGCTTTGTTATTGACCAAAGGTTTGAAAATAGGGATTTACGTTAGAGATTGCGCGCGTAGAAATGAGTTGGTGAAAGCAGAAACAATTCATAATGCTGTAAAGACTTTGATGGATTCGCCGGAAGGTGAAAATTTGAGGCAAAAAGCGGCGGAGCTGAAGGACGCGGTGAAAGCATCGTTCATGGATGGTGGTGCAACAAAAAAAGACATTGAATCTTTTATGTCTTATATCACTAGATAG
- the LOC107832398 gene encoding uncharacterized protein LOC107832398 isoform X2 has product MKRNNKLEESCGEMTFNIMQTSLSSSTHISSPLQELKFHLHNILAVVVHCGLPKYAGRGPNRCREIIVTDNQKKRLLLTLWEDFSEVEGTKIQQKIESKVNYDERYPVILGRSIGISPYNGLSLQTRFNSTIQIDPAYPQALELIKWAKANKDMLTGCAKVIHLSHDNSYPTTNYSNCRNSVTNFYWDFLC; this is encoded by the exons atgaagag GAACAACAAATTAGAGGAGTCGTGTGGGGAGATGACATTCAATATTATGCAGACAAGCTTAAGCTCTTCCACACATATCTCATCTCCACTGCAAGAGTTAAAGTTTCATCTACACA ATATACTAGCAGTCGTTGTCCATTGTGGCCTTCCAAAATATGCAGGTCGAGGTCCAAATAGGTGTCGCGAGATTATTGTCACCGACAATCA GAAAAAACGACTTCTTCTAACCTTATGGGAGGACTTCTCAGAAGTTGAAGGAACCAAAATCCAACAGAAAATCGAGTCGAAAGTGAACTACGATGAAAGATATCCAGTAATCCTTGGGAGAAGTATCGGAATATCTCCCTATAACG GTTTATCATTGCAAACCAGATTCAACTCAACAATACAAATTGATCCTGCTTATCCACAAGCATTGGAGTTGATCAAGTG GGCAAAAGCAAACAAAGACATGCTCACAGGTTGTGCCAAGGTCATCCACCTCTCTCATGATAATTCCTacccaacaacaaattattcCAATTGCAGAAATTCAGTCACAAACTTCT ACTGGGATTTTTTATGTTGA